The following nucleotide sequence is from Drosophila kikkawai strain 14028-0561.14 chromosome 2L, DkikHiC1v2, whole genome shotgun sequence.
acattttcttttcgtCTATTTGAATGGCAACACTTAAAAATGCCACGAATAGTTTTTAAGAAAGAATAATGATTGGGTCTCTGAGATATATGTTCCGAATAGAAAggataaaatattatttaaaaaggattttataaaaaactataaaggAAGCTATCTTCCGGAAGCAGAAGTTTTTAGATTGCAGTTTACAATTGAGATTTTAAATAAgtcaaaaatttaagaattttattttaaagaactttTCTGTGTTGGTTTTTGTTGGGTTAACAAATCAACATAtctagtttaaatattaaaattaaataaatattgatattaatGGAATAAACACATATCTAAGAGAAcccaaatatttcaaaaactacCCGTGGCTTTGAACAAAAGGTTGATCTTGCTGCCAAGTGTTGTTGATATGTGTTTACGGTTTTTGAATGTTATGAATTGTAGCATTTTATTGCTTTGCTTATATCTTTACAGTTCCAAAAAGGTTAAATCGTTTCATTTCATGTATTAGATTTTTCTTTagattttttcttctcttgttttaataatattcagtctatataaatatccatttatacatttaagctaaatttttagaaaacaaaTTCGGAAAAACGTGCTAGACTGAAATGCATTCAGTTCTCCAACGAAGAGGGAAGGTGTGCGACATAATTGTGAGTATGGTAAAATAAGGTTTCTTGAAGATCTGAGGATGACCTGGTTAATATACTCGCATGTCTGTATGTAAATCTATCAAAAATTAATGGCTGTTTACTTTACCTGGCTATGCATTACACAGTATATAGTCAATATTATGTGGGGGAGTAGAATAGTGGGGGACTGCTATTTGGTGTGTGATTGTGTTTGTATATTTGGTTAAATATTCTcttgtattttgtttagcttttgcTTGTTAACACATTCCTCTTGACGAGTTTTATTCCATGCAtttgatttttagtttaatgaATTCCTTTTGAATTTCCGTATTCAAGTTGTCGGCTATACCCTTTTACGCGATCTGATATTTTCCTTTAACAGTTTCCTAATTTCTTGTTGGCTAATGCATTTGAATATAGATAGAATTTTATGAACCTATTCAAAATGAGCTATTTACACACATAAATATGcataatacatatatagaatTCCGCTTTTCTTCAGTGCATCGGAGGGTCCTCCGAGTGGCAGAGAGCAACAAAAGGAATTCGTGTGAATTTTTGTAGAGTACAGGAATTTCGATACCTATGTTTATTTTCTGAGCAAAAAGGAAAACGTTAAGTAATACACTTTTCAACATCGTacgctaaaatatttatttctgttaGTGTTATTGGTAACTTCCTTCGGGAGTGGTGCTCTGTAGAATAATGTTTATTAGAGTGTCTTTTCAGCTCTCGGGCTTGCTGAGaaataatttatgtaaataaacgtattatatatatatattattaattcacTAATCACTAAGCAAATCAATGCCAAGCATGTcctaaaattaatgttttctCTATTTTCTGTTTGTCTTTAGTTCCGTTAAAAAACTGCCAATTTGATTAGCCATGTCCGTATGCTCCGTAAACATTGCACCCAAAAGGACCTCAGTGGTGTGCTGCCCTGGATGAAGCATGAGCTGGCTTGACACCTGCACCGatatataaaatttctttGGATTAATGGGAAAGAAAACCTAtgctcaaaaatatataatttaaattttaaattatcgTAGGCAGTATTGAactttttttccttcttcaTGAGCAAGAACCGAAACTAAGGGTTAATACTCGCagtgtaattatatttttgctgAACACAATTGCGTTTTATGGGGGTCAAAATTAATACGTATACGTGGAGCTCTAACACATAAATTACATGTTCAACTTAGTCCATTAAAACGTTTTAAATTGTTGGAACGACTTGCTGAAGGGATTACCCTAAATTACCCACTCAATGGTAATCCTCGTCTTAAAGGAACATCTCTAGTATTCTAAACTTAGTTCGTGCTACATATGCGGGCCCTGGCCTGCCCGCCGAGAAGCGTCtacacatttaaaaaattggcAAAGCTTTTACAAAATTACGAAACTACGGTTACAAACTACTTTGCCAAACAACAATACCAAGTGCAATACTGATTTTGGGGGCGATCCTTCGATTGGCCTGGCAGGTAGGTACTCGAAATCTAGACAGACGCCTCCAAAGCAACTCTAAGAACTAACCACTGTGCTCGTGCGCCTGGACCGAGGCCGAGTCACCGACCTCCGCCAAGTGGCGCTGCTCCTCGCAGACGGCGCTGCGCGTTGCCTCGCACTGGGCACAGTGCTTCTCCAGAAACTTCATGGACAAGTGGAACGTATACCGGTGCCGGGTGCAACGCCTTTACATCTTGTACTCGACGATCTTGTTGGGGTTGAGGAACTGCTCCCGCTGCGACGCCTCCAAATGGGCCACGGTGCGCGTCAAGGCCGAGCCCGATCCCGAACCCTGTCCCTGCCCCTGTCCAGTTCCCGATCCGGAGCCCGAGGTGGTCTTATGCTTGCCGTCGacgccaccgcctcctccgctGGTGCGTCCGGCGTCTGTCCCAATGGGCTGGTAAACGCCCTCGGCACTGATTACGCCCACATTGACTCCGGCGACCACCGGCTGCTGTAGATAGCCGGAGTACTGCGGCGGCATCTGGTAGCTGcccggcggctgctgctgctgctgttggttgCTGCCCGCCCGCGGTTGCTCCGTATGGGCGATGGGGTATTGCTGCTGGTGGGCATACTCCTGGCTGCTGCCCCCAGCGCCAGCGACACCCGCCGAGCCACCAGCTgaaccgccgccgccaccaatgccacctcctcctccgccgccacctCCGCCCATGCGGGAACCCGAGTCGTCGTTGAGACCCTCGCCCATTTCGCCGTCGCGGTTGTGCCGCCCACGGATGCAGAGCTTGGTGAAGAGCCACACCCGACCGCGGTAGAGGAGGTAGCAGCAGAAGTGCACGAAGAACGTGAAGATGATGGCGCAGGCCGTCACAATGATCGCCTTGCCCGGCTTGGTCCAGTCCATCATCGGGTAGATGGCAGTTTGATTCTTCCTGCAAGCGATTTGTCAGATCAACTGCTTCACATGGATTAACTGGGACTCACCTGTCAGTGCCGCCGGCCAAGAAGTAAATTCCCGTGAATATGGCATAGGCCAGCCCTATTCCAGTGGTGAAGTAGGCATGGCTCATCTTGATCGGATGTCCCACCACGGCCAAGTCGATGAGCATAATAATAGAGTTCAAAACGTGCACCATGATGTTCAGCGTATCGATCTTGTGGATATCTGAAAGGCGATTTAGTTTgggaatatattaattaatatatttttatgtttattactAATTATTCCAGCTTTTTGCTAGTTCCCAGAAGACTATGATTCTATTATtccctaaaatatttattattattaaaggaAGTTCTCTTTTTAGTTAGCTTAATTTATAAGGACCTTTTCCAAAGGTCTAGTAAGaattactttattaaattaaacacattTCTCAGCAGGCTGGTGCCTTATACTCGATGcctaaatacatatgtatgtggcATGGTCCTTATTAGCTCACGAACCATCCTATTCCATGAGACGCATAAAGAATTTTTGTGATGACGCTTTCCCGAAGTAGCCTATAAAGGTTGCAATATCATCAACACAAGCCAGGAAGGCGTAGCAGGCTAGAAAGTCCAGAACTAGCATTACCGAACAGAGCGGTTTGTCGAGTAGAGGCGGCACATTATCCCAAAAGCCGGATATTACCTGGGCCTGGAACACGACCACCGGAAATGCCACTTCCCACAGCGCAAAGTGCATCGCCACCTTGATGGCACAAAGAGTGTCGGTCATGTATTGGAAAACCATCACCACGATAAAGCTGGCCAACACCGCAAAAAGGTACCAGCCGATCAGGAGCTGGGCTATTGTGGGCCAGTTGGGCAGTTGGTAGGAGCCgaacagcaggagcagcaccaGCATTATCAGGATCTCCACGCTTAGGAGTAGCACTTGGGGCGGTTCTCGCTCATGCAAAACCGAGACTGTTCCGAAAGCCAGGAGGACGGCAATGACTCCGCAGATGACCCAATCGTAGGGAAATTGGCGGCGCAGCCACGTCACACACGCGTACACGCACAAGGCCACCAATCCAAGGACGAAGAAGATGTAGGTGGCCACGACGTTCGGCACCAGTGATTTGGTGATTATCAGGCTCGGCAGGATGAGCAGCACAATGGCCAGGACGATGACCACCAGAGCCGCCACGGAGATCCACAGCCAGACCTTGAGGCGGAGGCGCCCGACGCCATTGTGTGGCTGATCACTCATCGATGTGGCTCTTTCGTCGCCCCTTTTGTTTGTGTCCGTGTCGTGTCAGTGTTGTGTATTAGGAAAGAGATCTCGGCCTGACAGCTAGTATGCCAAACATTCAGAAATCGGTGTCAGCCCCGGATATCAGGGAGGCAAACGACTTGCAGCAATCCAATGAATCGTCTCGGGACAATCGATACTCCGAGGACCTCAGCTTTGACTTGCATTATGCCGATGCGACCACCTCCTTCTCGAGGATACACACGCGAGTGGAGACCTCCACCTGCGCCTTCCGTAGTTatgtgctggtgctgctgggtGCTCAGGTGTTTCTCTCTTCGCTGCAGTGGCTGGGCGCCACCTATCGATGGCGGCCACAGGTGACCCCGGGGGAGCGCAGCCTCTacatcctgctcctgctgctctcTTGGACCAACCTGACACTGGCCTTCATCGGCTTCAGGCGGCTGCAATTGTCCTTTCCGATCAACTGGATCATATTCGGCTGCACCTTCGAGAGCCTCACGCTGCTGGTAATGTGCCTGCGGCTCATCGAGCAGGATATCACCTGGCACTTCATCCTGATCGGCCTGGGAGTGCTGGTCGTGTACACCGCGTTGGGGGCGTGGGTGCCCGCTTTCCTCACAGCCAACCTCTGGATCCTCATCATCGCCAGCATGATAGTGCTCGTGGTCTCCGCCGTGGCCCTAGGATTCTGTCTACAGATGCGCTACTATGTGCCGCTCAGCCTCAGCGTGGTACTATTCGGTCCCTGGGCCATGTACAACTCCCAGCGCATCTTTGTTCCCAAAAAGCAGGACGGCTACATGGCCTACCAGTATATGGAGGCCGCCTCCAAGATGTTCATTAACTACGCCTTCACCGTGGGCGGCATCGTCTTTGCGTATGGCTTGTCGGCCGAGACCTTGGACGTCAAGTGATATTCTTCTGCCGGGAAAACTGCAGTAAGTTTTCTGCCTAGCATTTGTCTTGTCTAAATTTATGTACGTGCCAAGTCCTGATATACATTTACACAAGGCCAGAGATAAGCTTAAATGGAAACAGGTGCAAAAATACCTTAGACGGGTTTATTCTGCCTCTGCAAAGTCTTAGTAAGCCATCCTTTATAGAGGATAACCAAGCAATctgataatatttttcttaacataataaataaatttttacaaacgaataagtaaatatacttttaatgTTTGCCATTTGACCTTTTTTCAAAACGCAcccaacaaaataattaacatttatCTGGAGTAAACCCTTGAACTCCATTATTTTGGGCTGGAAAGGGGCAATAGTGCAGATCAGATCTCCAAAAGTTTACGTTAATAGTCGTTTTATGTCTTGCGTTAATAGTTgtgttattaatttaaatgttttacgTTAGATTCGAAGACGTCAGTCATTTTTTAATGCCCTGTTAAATCCTATTTCTCTTTACTTTGCAGGTGCGCGTGTTCTTGATTTGGAGATACTTTTAATAAGGGACCAAGATGTGTATTAATTGGACTGTACTTGCTTCGAATAAAATTAGTAAtctactattttttaaaaatatatgttagaCTGATATACTTTTATGCATTAGTAAGTTAATTAAGAGAATCACTCACCTGGATTGTGAACCAGAAGCCAATAGCACATGGTAACGATGAACGCGTAGACCGTGGCACAGGTGTAGAGCACCCAGTACAGGTGATGCAGACGGCTCTTCTTCGCCTGGCGCACAATCTCAAAGTCCTCTCGCTCCACCATCATGCCCTGGGTAACGATCCAGGCAGCCAGCCAGGCCTGTACGGTGCAGAAGAGCAGACCCCAGTGGGTCAGGTAGATCCACCACTTGGCATAGTGGTGCTCGAAGTGCTCCTCGGTGCGGCCGATGTCCAGCAAGGAGCAGACCAGTGCCGCCAGACAGGTGATGGCCGTGATCCAGCGATAGAAGAGGTACACGATCCGCACCTGAGTGTTGCGTTGCCACTGAGGAGAGATTGCTATTATAGTAGCTTTCACAGGGTTAATCACTTTCACTTTGCAGCATTATTTAGCTTACTGGCTTGATACTTAAGATACTAATATACATTAATTACGTTTCAATTAGTTGCttataattgtaaaaataagCAACTTATACCAAGACtagttcaaaattaaatttgtattacaaCTCTTTGTTTTATTGGTGTATAAATTCCTATGAATGGCTCTTTGGCGTCACACGCAAACATCCTCGTCATTTCGATCGTTGATTCAAACTGAAAAAGCTGACAGAATTATGCCACCTTAACCTAGCTAGAGAGCGTATTTACTTAAGTTGAACATATAACACCAAATTTACGATGCACATGCAGCATTTGGGGACTCGACAGTGCTATGACCCATTACGAGACATTACAAACTTGGAATATACTATGTACTTAATTATCTTGGCGGTTTGACGCGTACTTCGTGAAAAGCTGAGAGAAAAGATGAGAGaacactcataaaaatatctacttaaaatctatatatttttatatttacaaattcgACCTGAAAAGCCCTAAATTCATGGAAACTTTTACTTAATTGTAGAAAAACATTCTTAGTTTTAGGGcgctttttctatatatagaaACTTATGTTTTTGAGTGTATACATGAAAAatacttaataaaaaattaacagaTAAAAGTCATTGTAATTCCAGTAAGGTGTAAAATGTTCCCAAATATAAGCCTGAAAAGGGCGGATTCTAACATAAATTTGAGAGTTTTACGAGAACATGCAATGCATTCCAGGGAGGGGTCACATTAATGTGCCTTTTTTTGGGGggttttcatttataaatatgtatcaAAAAGAGTCAGTTTGAACATAAAAATTTTCCAAGACCGTTTTAAAAGAAGAAAGCCTCTTTCCGGTCACTCTCTTGAGCTCATAATGACTGTGATTGCTCAGAAGAGTTAAAGAAAACACTCATATTAATTGTTCGAATAATTGTTAAGTTGACCTCAAGTTTACACGTGGGTtacacaatttaaaattatggtTTTTAGGGTTTAGGTAATGACATTTCAGAGATAATATCGATGCATAATGCCTCACCTGACACAGATAGAAGTTGTGCCGATGCACATGGTCCGGCGTGAACTCCGGGAAGCAGCTGTTCCACAATTTGCTAACCATCATTCTCTGATTGCCCAGGCAGCTGCCGGCGTTGGTGGCGAAGTGGTTGAAGCCCTCGCAGCTGTCCTGCGAAGGATATTGGTACGAGTGGtacgcctgctgctgctgcgtctgcTGAAACTGCTGACCTTGCTGCGGATATTgcgactgttgctgctgcctctgctgctgctgctgctgctgattaagcggctgatgctgatgttgctgatgctggtgctgttgctggtaCTGGTAGGGCTGGTAACGCTGCTCCTCCGAGATGCGCTGCGAATGACCTCCGCCTCCCACTTCGCCTGTCCCTCCTGCTGCCCCTCCCGCTGCGGCTGAGCCGTGCTCCGTCTGGTACTCGTGTTGTGGCGGCGTCTTGTGGCTGTGCAGGCCGTCCcggccgctgccgccgtaCGGATGCAGAAAGTCAGGCAGGTCAAGGATGTGCGCCAGCTGCGTGGCCACCtcctcgtcgtcctcgtcctcgtcctcctcctgcaGGTGGAAGAAGCGCACGTCCTCGAGACTTGAACAGTCGGTGGATAGCAGCGCCTGGGGCAGGCAGTCCTCGAGCAGGTCCTCCTCGTCTTCGGTGGTGCTGGCGAAGCCCGGCAGATAGCCGTAGTTGTCGTAGGCGTCGTACCGCCTGCGGGGCGTGGCCTTGTAGCGATAGCCAGCTTGCAGCTCCTCCGCCGCACTATATTCCCGGAACGGCGATAGTCtggcggctgctgttgctcccgCCGATACCGCTGTTACCGCTgatgctgctactgctgccgGCGTGGGTGGTGCCGGCGGCGGAGGCGGAACTGTCCGTGTACTCCGGCTGGTAAAATAATAGTCGGTGGCTACACTGGGCGccggcggtggtggcggcaAGGCCGCTGGAACGGCTAGCGGCGGTAGGTAGCCCGGCGAGGTTCCCGCTGAAGCTAGCAGTGGGGTGGGCGAGGCATCGAAGTTAATTAGTGCCGCCGCCGGATATCCGCCGCCGGAATAGGTGCCTAAGCTGCGGTACGGATACGGGTAGGCAGTGCTATCCGCGCCACCTCCGGTTGCtcctccgctgctgctgctagtgGTGCCGATATAGATGTGGGCCGAGGTGGAGGGCAGGTGGTACCAGCTGGCTAGGTTGCCGCTGCCCAGACCGAAGCCCAGGCCCAGTCCCAGACCCAGGCCGCTGCCGGTGCCGGTGCTTGTGCTGCCGCGACTGAAGTAGTAGCTgtactgctgctggtgctgctggagctgttggtgctgctcgAGCTGCTGGAGATGCTGGAGCTGTtggagctgctggtggtgctgcaactgctgctcctgctcgtAGCCGGTGAGCCAGCGCTGTCTGAGGGCCGCGTAGTTCTGCTGCAACTCCCGCTCGAGtcgctgcagcagcaattgttgctgcagctgctggatctgcagttgctgctgctgctgggccagcaattgctgctgcacgagctgctggtgctgctgctggcgctgttgttgctgctgttggccacTAATTGGCACCGCTCTAAAGTAAAACTGCGCGTAATCCAATGTGAAGGCGTTGCTCTACAACTCCGGCGCGCCTCTATTGCTTTCACGCTTGGCAATTGTGCTCAGCCCGGCTGCTGCTTATGCTTCTGTGGCCTTTGTGGCTTCCTTCTGCtcctgttgcagttgcaagtGGCAAGAGATGTCTGTCCGCCTGTAAGTGGAGCAAAGGCATAAAGGCATTCGGATGAGTCGGCTGCTTCTCACATGCGAGTGCATAATACACTAATTAGACCGGCGTTgagcatacgccatgtgggcGCGGGCAAGGATTGCCGGGAGGGAGGGGATAAAGGCGGAAGGGAGCGCTCCACTGAGCACAGAAACCACTTCTTAGCGACACTAATTTGCTGCCGCAAGATGAGAGTAAGTAAACAGTACTAGAGGCAGATAAATAGATGGAGACACAGAGGAGCAATGGCAGCAATAACTCG
It contains:
- the hbt gene encoding uncharacterized protein hbt; amino-acid sequence: MSEVRVRPKHRLVAGSVHVGSCVSARRRGSGSNAFTLDYAQFYFRAVPISGQQQQQQRQQQHQQLVQQQLLAQQQQQLQIQQLQQQLLLQRLERELQQNYAALRQRWLTGYEQEQQLQHHQQLQQLQHLQQLEQHQQLQQHQQQYSYYFSRGSTSTGTGSGLGLGLGLGFGLGSGNLASWYHLPSTSAHIYIGTTSSSSGGATGGGADSTAYPYPYRSLGTYSGGGYPAAALINFDASPTPLLASAGTSPGYLPPLAVPAALPPPPPAPSVATDYYFTSRSTRTVPPPPPAPPTPAAVAASAVTAVSAGATAAARLSPFREYSAAEELQAGYRYKATPRRRYDAYDNYGYLPGFASTTEDEEDLLEDCLPQALLSTDCSSLEDVRFFHLQEEDEDEDDEEVATQLAHILDLPDFLHPYGGSGRDGLHSHKTPPQHEYQTEHGSAAAGGAAGGTGEVGGGGHSQRISEEQRYQPYQYQQQHQHQQHQHQPLNQQQQQQQRQQQQSQYPQQGQQFQQTQQQQAYHSYQYPSQDSCEGFNHFATNAGSCLGNQRMMVSKLWNSCFPEFTPDHVHRHNFYLCQWQRNTQVRIVYLFYRWITAITCLAALVCSLLDIGRTEEHFEHHYAKWWIYLTHWGLLFCTVQAWLAAWIVTQGMMVEREDFEIVRQAKKSRLHHLYWVLYTCATVYAFIVTMCYWLLVHNPDIHKIDTLNIMVHVLNSIIMLIDLAVVGHPIKMSHAYFTTGIGLAYAIFTGIYFLAGGTDRKNQTAIYPMMDWTKPGKAIIVTACAIIFTFFVHFCCYLLYRGRVWLFTKLCIRGRHNRDGEMGEGLNDDSGSRMGGGGGGGGGGIGGGGGSAGGSAGVAGAGGSSQEYAHQQQYPIAHTEQPRAGSNQQQQQQPPGSYQMPPQYSGYLQQPVVAGVNVGVISAEGVYQPIGTDAGRTSGGGGGVDGKHKTTSGSGSGTGQGQGQGSGSGSALTRTVAHLEASQREQFLNPNKIVEYKM
- the LOC108072506 gene encoding uncharacterized protein, with protein sequence MSDQPHNGVGRLRLKVWLWISVAALVVIVLAIVLLILPSLIITKSLVPNVVATYIFFVLGLVALCVYACVTWLRRQFPYDWVICGVIAVLLAFGTVSVLHEREPPQVLLLSVEILIMLVLLLLFGSYQLPNWPTIAQLLIGWYLFAVLASFIVVMVFQYMTDTLCAIKVAMHFALWEVAFPVVVFQAQVISGFWDNVPPLLDKPLCSVMLVLDFLACYAFLACVDDIATFIGYFGKASSQKFFMRLME
- the LOC108072505 gene encoding uncharacterized protein, coding for MPNIQKSVSAPDIREANDLQQSNESSRDNRYSEDLSFDLHYADATTSFSRIHTRVETSTCAFRSYVLVLLGAQVFLSSLQWLGATYRWRPQVTPGERSLYILLLLLSWTNLTLAFIGFRRLQLSFPINWIIFGCTFESLTLLVMCLRLIEQDITWHFILIGLGVLVVYTALGAWVPAFLTANLWILIIASMIVLVVSAVALGFCLQMRYYVPLSLSVVLFGPWAMYNSQRIFVPKKQDGYMAYQYMEAASKMFINYAFTVGGIVFAYGLSAETLDVK